In Nymphaea colorata isolate Beijing-Zhang1983 chromosome 10, ASM883128v2, whole genome shotgun sequence, the genomic stretch GCAGAATACATATCAAACAGATCGGGACTGTTTAGCTGCAAAAACACATAAGGAAATCGAATTCCATCAGCCCACATGCTCCAAAAGGCagaaatatgtatataattaggTAAATCTGATATAATTATTGTTATGCTggatttttaagttttttgtaCTTAAGCGAGAAGGTTCTCACAAAATCATCTTAGAAAGAGCtcatttaaaaatctgaaatggTTCTTGCATTGTTTGGCCACGGaaggaacaaagaaagaaaaacatccCACCATGTCGAGAAAGCCCTAGAATGAGtatgtttccttttcttattctcTCAAGGCCAGTAAAAATAAAGCACAAAGCCACACCTGCCACAGAATTGGAGAAAAAAGAGCTGCAATGGGTGCCGGGGGAGGACTTGGTGTCTCTTCTGGAAGCACAAACAGCTCTGGGGGACAATAGTCTGGATCAAGCAGTCCCCGATCTGGTACATAGTTCTTGCCAATTCGTAAATCAGTTGCAGCCCCAAAATCAATAAGCTTTATCTGCCCTTTTCTGGTGACCACCAAGTTTGCTGGCTTTACATCTCGATGAACAATGCCTGTATCATGAATCTTCCTGAGAGAAGTGATAATTTGACGCATTATCTGTTTGATGATCAATGCATTCCTTTGGGTAGTATCCATTCCCTTTAAAACACGTCCAAACATTATGGATTCCAAGTTCATTGGGAAATTGCGGTCTCTCATGTAGTCAGCCAGAGTCAGATCCCCCTGGTGAATGTTGGCACAATGAAAGTATATACAGTTACAGCAAGCCAGAAGGATAGGAAATTTCCCTTTAGCAACAGAAAATCTATTCATATAATTGCACAATGCAAGGATTCAGACACTACAATCAAAGTAAATTAGGTTCAAGGCCCAATTCACCCAGGAAATGGCTTCAACAATGTGGCCTGATTTGGGATACCTCTTATATTGGGACCATAGATTTTACAATCTTCAGCAACTTGAAGTCTACTAGAGAGTACAGCCTGCATGCTTTAAGTGTTCTATGTGGCAAAAGTCCTGAGCCAAGCATTTATCGACCATTGGCGATAATTTTTAGCGCCGGAAGTACAACATGAACTTGCCAAGAAGCCACATAAgaacattttggaaaatatttttaCCGTTAACATGAATCGCTAAAGCTTCCAGTTGAGTACCTCAAATTTCCAAACAAGCCATTTGCCACCTTTGGTAAATTGTGAAACTGTTTTATCAGCCACGAAACTCCCGAGGAATTCAGCACAAGTCTCTGGAGCAGCTCTTGAGAGTCTATAGTTGAACCACTCCTCAAAGTCACCACATTCTTTGGCTCCTTCAATTTCAACCTTGACCTGCTTAGCAGAAAATTGTTGGTCTTGCATGCATACATAGGATAAACAGGCATATATCGGTAGTGCAATTTTGTGATGTGACATAGGAGCACAAGGACAGTCCTTCACCTATCAATATCATCAAATGTTCCTTACAGCAATTGTGTGAATACTCGTGTAATGAAGATATGTATGACTGTCATTTTGGTCTCTGAACGACCAGTCATTTTGTTCTCAGAACAACCAACCAGAAGAGACCAAAAGAAACAGTTAAGTAGGGAAATGCAACGTTTTGAAAGAGAGAAGCACAAGTCCTTGACAAAATTGACCCAGCCACAGGAACGTGTAGCCAgatcagagagaaagagagggtgcAAACCTTCTTAAGAATGACCTTCTGAGAATTCTTAAACCTTTCATCCATTTGTGGGCTTCTGACCCTCCTCCCCGTCCTCCTCACCGCTTCCTCCTCCTGCAACCCAGAATTCTTGGGCACCATTGCCCCATAATAAACCACCCCAAACGTTCCTTCGCCCAACCTGTCCCCTAGCACAAAATCCGTCCTCTTCAGGTTCCTCCTCCCTAAGACACTATCAAGACCTAGTTGCAAGGGAGCCAAAAGATAAGCATCGATTGCACCGATCAACACTCCAGGTCTTGCATTCAAGTAAATCCAACTGAAACCGATAAAAGACAGGACCCAAATCCTCTGCCTCTCTGGCAAATCCTCAATGCTCTGAACAAGAGATAGACCGTATTTAACCAATGGAAGCACAAACCCATATTCTTCCAATCCTGAAGAGCTAAAAGCAGTGGCTAAATTATGCGAGAGATCTCCAAAAATGGCTTTTAGCCTTGTTGGGTTTTTTTGAGCAGGACTCCTGATGATGAAAGAATGGCCTTTGAACAGTAGGCAGGTGGAAGGAGGT encodes the following:
- the LOC116263390 gene encoding serine/threonine-protein kinase STN8, chloroplastic-like, yielding MASSFLFPTMSSPKPSSSFLSPCISQPPSTCLLFKGHSFIIRSPAQKNPTRLKAIFGDLSHNLATAFSSSGLEEYGFVLPLVKYGLSLVQSIEDLPERQRIWVLSFIGFSWIYLNARPGVLIGAIDAYLLAPLQLGLDSVLGRRNLKRTDFVLGDRLGEGTFGVVYYGAMVPKNSGLQEEEAVRRTGRRVRSPQMDERFKNSQKVILKKVKVEIEGAKECGDFEEWFNYRLSRAAPETCAEFLGSFVADKTVSQFTKGGKWLVWKFEGDLTLADYMRDRNFPMNLESIMFGRVLKGMDTTQRNALIIKQIMRQIITSLRKIHDTGIVHRDVKPANLVVTRKGQIKLIDFGAATDLRIGKNYVPDRGLLDPDYCPPELFVLPEETPSPPPAPIAALFSPILWQLNSPDLFDMYSAGVILLQMAIPTLRSSAGIKNFKSEIKNAGYDLKKWRGNTRLRPDLSILELESGRGWDLVTKLISERGSFRRGRLSAAAALRHPYFLLGGDRAAAAFSKLSIASQ